CCTACAATATACAtaggtatatatatatgtaggtAGGCTTGTCGTCATGGTTTTGAAGAAACTGGCACCCAACATGAAttaataccacaatgcatgcAACAAATTAATGAAAAGAACAAGGATTAAAGACGGTGATCATAATTAAGCATTCAAATTCACAATATATAGCTCGACCTTAGCTGCACATCTTACCCTAAAAACCCCAACTCCGATCCCCCCCAACATAAAAAcggaaagggggaaaaaagtGCTTTGAAGGAGGAGGATTGTTTGTGTCATATTATTAATTCACAAgatatataagaaatatactcCCATTAATTAAGTTCATCGATCATCATATTACAGTCAATATTTAAATAGTCACCAGCATAAATAAGTATTATACTAACCTCGGTGGCTTCAACAGCTAGCTATACTACAGTACTAGAGAatcatgcatgcatgcatattGGGGGAAGCAATTTATGTTTAGTCCCCGTTAAGTAGTTGCATTGACCAGAGATCCTCCATGCTCCAAAGGTTCTCATTTGATTCAGTGGGAAAAGGGCCTTGAAAAGTCTCCATATTTCCGGCGTAGGAGGGTGGGGAGTAGGTTTCCGCAGCATTTACAGTTGTGGAAATTTGGCTTGTGCTTGCTTGATCATTATGCTCAGAGCCTTGCCCGGCGAAAGTTTCTGCCTGCTTGATATGCTTTTGGATTCTAGTCCTCCAATAGTTTTTAATTTCATTATCTGTTCTTCCGGGAAGATGCTTTGCTATTTTGGACCACCTTCGCCACATAACAATTAACAGAATACTCAAAacagaatatatatatatgtatgtatatactCATCATATCTACTATAGAAGAAGATGTAATTAATGTTCTACATTTCGTTTTTGTAAACAGGTGCTAGCGAGTTTTAATCATACTGTAAAGATCAACGCATGCATCATGGCGATTTTAATTTCATTACTAAATAAGTCCTCCAAGTGTTGGTAAAAGTTTTATTCATCTCATTCTTGCTAACAAGGGAATTTTTTCACGTAGTTCAGCCGAAAATTGAATTTCTACCATGCATGCAATGCCGCGTGGCCCCGACCAACTTATAATTTCTTGAATGCGGGCTTGATCGCGGATCAGTTACGAGAataatgactccaactcttaCGCGTTTCCTGGTTTTGAAACCTAAGCTCTCCATGTTCTGTGGTTCAGACTCAAACGCCTTCACAATCGAAGTTTTACTTAAAGGCAAACCCCGCAGAATATAAATTGGAAGGTTTCGACACTTGATTCCCCAGATTCTCAAACCAACTTCCCCAAAAAAGAACACCCGATCAACCGGCCAGTTACTCAACTAGTTTAGTTTTGGAGGAGATGCAAAAAGATTTCATGAGAAGCATGCCAGCCACCGGCCATCCACCACAACcaaattgaaaaaggaaaaatgcattgCTAGCTGTTGAACTCTTCCAGTCAGAAAATCGACCACCAAGCAACTCGAGGCATAACATCATCGAGCCCCATCACCATTAGGTTTAGTTTTCAACAAGAATTGAAGGTTAAGTTTTtccaaaaagaaacaaaaaaagagcCCATCTTTTTTGAAATCCCAATACTTAGGTGTCTTTGAACTATCAATTCTGTGCGTGTTTCCAGTTGATACTGAACAGCTCTTAAATTGTTACAACAATATCCTTAGCTCCTATGTCGTGAGTTTCCCGGTAAGTAATAGTGCACTTTCTGTGTCTACTCAGTCTCAGTTTTTATCCCCCAAGGTTACTCTTCTCGAAAAGTTGCAACATAAATCTTCACCATCGCAAACCCatttgtagatttttttttttttttaattttatttgagCAACCCGTTTGTAGATTTAGCTGTACAACTATTTTGtcattgtcaaaaacctcactCACCCGCTAAGCCGCGACTCAAGATTACGCTGCTCAGACTTTCACGCTGGATAAGTGTACTGACGCTGTGCACAATGAATTTAGAGCTGTGAACACGACATCATCAAACCCCATGCGCAAATATTGACTCGTGCGGAATTCCTAATTCCTATCAAGTACTATCGACCCCTTTACCTTCAAGAGCCAAAAAGATAGGGTAGATGTCAGCTTCAAACAATGCAACTAGGAGCTGCTTTGTTTCAGTTGATACTATACTAGGAAGGGGCAACATGTGATCAACGAAAAGGCTTCACCTTAAAATAGAAACTTGCATTTTCCCAACGTGCtctatttggtttgcatttcacAACGTGCTCTATTTCGACAGCTATTATCTGTGGTAGAAGTATCATATTTCGACAGCTattattgagaagaaaatttcttcaaatgcACATAGTACTAGTTTCATCAACTATGTAGTAGTATCATGCCATTTTCATCAAATGCACATAGTACTAGTTTCATCAACTATGTAGTAGTGTCATGCCATTTTTCTACACTTAAACGTGTTCTCCACAAAATGCTACAAAGACGCAAATTCAGTACGGCGTCCCGGAACCTCCATTTCTAGTATACGACCTTTTCAACTTTCTGATCGTATCACTGGGATGAATCACATTAAAAAGGTTAGATGATCTTAAAAAGGCAAGAAATATACGGTTAATAAATCCTATTAGATTCTTAATGTTGTCATTTCAACAGAAAGCTGATGTTTTAATCGAATTTGTATGAATTTGTTATCCTAGAATTTTCTTCTCAAGCTATGTATTGGCCAAATAAAAGTTATAGAAGCTTTATATCTATTTACAAACCGAACTAAGGTTTTAGCATGGCCTACTAAGATCCTTACACGATCATAATCAATTAAGAGAGCTTGCTCGCTTTCAACTCAAAATTTTAGCCGTGTGACTTCTGTCTGACGAAGTACAAGAAGATTGTCCATATACTGGGTTTTGAAATAAAGCTTTTGAATTCTGACAGCCACGAGTTATATATATGCACGTTTGAATTTGAAGATCTTCCATATATAGCCATTCTCGTGCAAAAGTAAGGGGAAAACATGTTCATTTCATCGGCTTTTCACTCCAAATCTAACTCTATGAATTTTTGTTGGCTTGAGAACAGGCACCAGTAGCCCAAATTCTTAGGGAGATCTATTCAGTCGCTCTTGTTAGTCGATGCAAAGGTCAAGACACACAAGAAAACTTGGACGAGAACCGTCACGTTTCTTTGCACAACAATTCAATACAGACCTCACAAACCCTAATATGAGATGTTACCTGTTTCCCCATTTAGCATGCAGCTCCATGATCAAGAGCTGCTCTTCAGGTGTAATATTTCCCCTCCTTACATCTGGTCGAAGATAATTAAGCCAACGAAGACGGCAACTTTTCCCTGTACGCTTGAGGCCTTCGAAAAGAACAAATTCCCTTGTTAGGGTTTCTTGATTAAAGTAATAAATAGTTTTGTCTCTTAACACATATATATCTAgctcaaaaaatgaaaaacatatatatatgtaaaatgAATGAGGTTACCAGCAGATCGTGCTAGTGAGTTCCAAACACCTTCACCATGATTTGCAATGTAGTTAATCA
This portion of the Coffea eugenioides isolate CCC68of chromosome 11, Ceug_1.0, whole genome shotgun sequence genome encodes:
- the LOC113754482 gene encoding myb-related protein 305; the encoded protein is MDKKPCNSQDAEVRKGPWTMEEDLILINYIANHGEGVWNSLARSAGLKRTGKSCRLRWLNYLRPDVRRGNITPEEQLLIMELHAKWGNRWSKIAKHLPGRTDNEIKNYWRTRIQKHIKQAETFAGQGSEHNDQASTSQISTTVNAAETYSPPSYAGNMETFQGPFPTESNENLWSMEDLWSMQLLNGD